The nucleotide window TCGGGACCGCGTGCACGTACGTCCCAGCAGGGAGAAGGGTTCGGAGAACGGTATCCGAGAAGGGTCGGCGGGAACGGAACGAGGTCGGGCTATTGCGATCGTCGCCGATCGTCCGTCGACGAACCAGGCGCCGAACTCGCCCCGAACGGGGCTTCGGCTCTTCGGGAACCGACGCGCGATCAGACGTACACGTCGTCGGCGTCGAGGTCGCGTTCCGACCGGTACTGCTCGACGAACTCGCTCACGTCGAACGCGAGCATCTGCTCCTCGAACTCCGTCATCGCGCTCTCGTCGTCGCTGTGGGAGACCGCGTGCTCCATCAGTTCGATCACCAGTTCGACGATGATCTCGTGGAGGCGCCGGGAGTCGAACTCCGTCACCCACAGCATCGTGTAGCCGACGTCCTGGTCCTCGCTCACGTCCTCCGCGACGACCGCCTCGGGGAACTCCTCCAGCACGATGCCAAGCAGGTGCGGGGTGCCGAACTCCGGCATCTCCTCGCTCGTCGTCTCGACGGTGTCCCGGAGTAGCGAGACGAGGAACTCGGGGAGGAAGCGGTCCGGGGGGTTCACGTCGGTGACGACGGCGTGGGTCGCCCCGCAGTCGCACTCGAACTCCCGCATCCCCATGTCGAACTCGCGGACCCGGGCGGTCTCCCCGCACGGGAGCTCGAACTCCTCGCCCCCGCCGCCGGGGACGCGCGGTTGTGCCATACCCGTCGCTAGCGTCCCGGGTCGGTTAAAAAGCGCGTTCGACGGCGGCGGAGCGGATCGGCCCGTCGGACCGGCCGTACCGCGGGCGCTCGGCTACTCGTAGTCCTCGTACGGGGGTTCCTCGCCCTCCGGCACGGCGTCCGTCTCGCCGGTCGGTTCGTCCAGGTCCTCGGCGTCGCTTCCGGGGTCCTCGCTCCCCTCGCCCTCCTCCCAGTCGTCCTCGTCCCGACCGTCCGTGTCGGCCCCCTCGTCGCCCTCCCGCTCCACCTCGACTTCGATCTCGATCTCGACGCCCTCCTTCTCGAGCTCGGACTCGGCCTCGACCACGTCGCCGACCTCGATCTCGAGTTCGTCGCTGTCCACCTCTACCTCGACCTCCACGTCGACGCGTATCTCGTCATCGGACATACCCGTGGGTACGCGCCCGCCACTTTTCAGCGTTGTCGCCGATCACCCGAACCGAGTTCGACGGGGAACGGGTCGAACGGGACGGATGAAATCTCCGGTCCGAGTCCCCTCGAACCGGAGCCTATCCGAACACCAACTTCCACTTCGTTGCGAGTTCTCACCGGCATCCACAAGCGACTTAGCCCGTCCGCGACGATTCGGGTGCATGATCGCCATCGTCGGCGGCGGGATCGCGGGGCTGTCAGCCGCCTATCGACTCCGGGAGCGCGGCCACGACGTCCGCGTGTTCGAGGCGGGCGGGCCGGACGCGCTGGGCGGACTCGCCCGGACGTACGCCACCGCCGGCGACGACCTCGAACAGTTCTACCACCACCTCTCGAAGTCCGAGGAGACCATCGTCGAACTCGCGGAGGAACTGGGCGTCGGCGACGACCTGGAGTGGCTCGTCGGGAAGAACGCCTACTACGTCGATGGCGTCGTCCACCCGATGGACACGCCCTGGGAGATCCTCGCGTTCCCCCACTGGAGCGTCTACGACAAGTTCCGGCTGGGCATGCTCACCCTCGACATCGACGTGCGGGGCGGCGTTCCCTCGTTCGACACCTACGAGAACCTGGAGGACTTCGAGCACCAGTCGGCCGTCGACTTCGCGAAGGAGCACACGACCGAGAACGTGTACGAGACGTTCTTCGACCCGCTGCTCGACGCGAAGTTCGGCTCCAGGAAGGACGAGGTGAGCGCCGCGTGGCTGCTCGGGCGCATCAAGTTCCGCGGCGAGCGCGACCTGTTGCGCGGGGAGATCCTCGGCTACTTCGACGGCGGCTTCCGGGTCCTGCTCGACGCGCTCGTCGACGCCGTGGGGCGGGAGAACATCGAGACGAACGCCCGGGTCACCCGGTTGGCCACCGAGGACGGCGCCGTCTCGGAGATCACGGTCGAATCGGAGGGCGAGGGCACCGGAGCGGGGACCGAGACGAGGGTCGAGTCGGTCGACGACGTGGTCGTCGCGACGATGCCGAACGTGCTGGAGGACCTCACCGGCTACGCCTGCGAGATCGACTTCCAGGGCGCGGTGTGCGCGGTCGTGACGATGGAGGAGTCGCTGACGGACATCTACTGGCTCAACGTCGCCGACGAGGCGCCGTTCGGCGCGCTCATCGAGCACACGAACTTCGTCCCACCCGAGCGCTACGGCGGCGACCACCTGCTGTACGTCGCCAGCTACGTCCAGTCGCCCGACGAGTGGCTCTGGGACGCGACCGACGGGGAGATCGAGGAGCGCTGGCTCGCCGGCATCGAGGACCTGTTCCCGGCGTTCGACCCGGACGGCGTCTCCGACTTCAGGCTCGCCCGCGCTCCGCGCGCGGCGCCGATCTACGAGCAGGGCTACCTCGACCTGGTCGTCCCGTACGACCTCGGCGACGAGGTGACCGAGGGGCTCTACTACGCAGGCATGGCCTCCCGCGCGCAGTACCCCGAGCGGAGCCTGAATGGCGGCGTCGTCGCCGGCTACGAGGTCGCCGACCGCATCGACGGGGCGCGCACTCGCCGTTCGGCTGGGGCCGAACAGGACGGCGAGGTGCTCGCGACCGAGGGCGACCGGTAACCGTCGAGCGCGACCCGTACCGACCGGTTCCGACGTACGG belongs to Halorarum halophilum and includes:
- a CDS encoding DUF5815 family protein, whose product is MAQPRVPGGGGEEFELPCGETARVREFDMGMREFECDCGATHAVVTDVNPPDRFLPEFLVSLLRDTVETTSEEMPEFGTPHLLGIVLEEFPEAVVAEDVSEDQDVGYTMLWVTEFDSRRLHEIIVELVIELMEHAVSHSDDESAMTEFEEQMLAFDVSEFVEQYRSERDLDADDVYV
- a CDS encoding NAD(P)/FAD-dependent oxidoreductase, translating into MIAIVGGGIAGLSAAYRLRERGHDVRVFEAGGPDALGGLARTYATAGDDLEQFYHHLSKSEETIVELAEELGVGDDLEWLVGKNAYYVDGVVHPMDTPWEILAFPHWSVYDKFRLGMLTLDIDVRGGVPSFDTYENLEDFEHQSAVDFAKEHTTENVYETFFDPLLDAKFGSRKDEVSAAWLLGRIKFRGERDLLRGEILGYFDGGFRVLLDALVDAVGRENIETNARVTRLATEDGAVSEITVESEGEGTGAGTETRVESVDDVVVATMPNVLEDLTGYACEIDFQGAVCAVVTMEESLTDIYWLNVADEAPFGALIEHTNFVPPERYGGDHLLYVASYVQSPDEWLWDATDGEIEERWLAGIEDLFPAFDPDGVSDFRLARAPRAAPIYEQGYLDLVVPYDLGDEVTEGLYYAGMASRAQYPERSLNGGVVAGYEVADRIDGARTRRSAGAEQDGEVLATEGDR